One stretch of Chryseobacterium sp. LJ668 DNA includes these proteins:
- a CDS encoding enolase C-terminal domain-like protein — protein MELRFELKKLHLKETFSIAYGNYNHRDALLIELSHQNCKGYGECVAIDYYQIDLQSFVLKLKEIQSKIALQKIIHPKEFFKFLFNLKLHPFLLSALDCAYWDLFGKLENKSFIELNQLPSENLVESSITISVADIDKQIQKIEKNSWNKFKVKCKGLNKTHVGKLLQLNRNIALDSNASFTDEDCIWLQESVEVQKFSYLEQPRPIDQYKILKKKGFANWMADEDCQNLASLDKLIPYYKSINIKLMKCGGLTPALAMIKKAKELNYEIMIGCMTESTVGISAGCVFAGLVDYIDLDGANLISNDYATGNYVENGKIILSPKSGLGIELK, from the coding sequence ATGGAATTACGCTTTGAACTTAAAAAACTTCATTTAAAAGAAACATTCTCCATCGCTTACGGAAACTACAATCATCGTGATGCATTACTCATTGAATTATCTCACCAAAATTGCAAAGGTTACGGCGAATGCGTTGCGATTGATTATTATCAAATTGATCTTCAAAGTTTTGTTTTAAAATTAAAAGAAATTCAATCTAAAATTGCGTTACAGAAAATCATTCATCCGAAGGAGTTTTTCAAGTTTTTGTTCAATTTAAAGCTTCATCCATTTTTACTTTCTGCATTAGATTGCGCTTATTGGGATCTTTTCGGAAAGCTGGAAAACAAAAGTTTTATTGAATTAAATCAACTTCCTTCCGAAAATTTAGTCGAAAGTTCAATTACCATTTCTGTCGCAGATATTGATAAACAGATTCAAAAAATTGAGAAAAACAGTTGGAATAAATTCAAAGTAAAATGCAAAGGTTTAAATAAAACTCATGTTGGAAAACTGTTACAATTAAATCGAAATATCGCATTAGATTCCAACGCAAGCTTTACCGATGAAGATTGTATCTGGCTTCAGGAAAGCGTTGAAGTTCAGAAGTTCTCGTATTTAGAACAGCCAAGACCGATTGATCAATATAAAATTCTTAAAAAAAAGGGCTTTGCCAATTGGATGGCGGATGAAGATTGTCAAAATTTAGCTTCTTTGGACAAATTAATTCCTTATTACAAAAGCATCAATATCAAGTTAATGAAATGTGGCGGATTAACACCTGCTTTGGCCATGATAAAAAAAGCTAAAGAGCTCAATTACGAAATCATGATTGGTTGTATGACAGAATCAACTGTTGGAATTTCCGCAGGATGTGTTTTTGCAGGACTTGTTGATTACATAGATTTAGACGGAGCCAATCTTATTTCCAACGATTATGCAACGGGAAATTATGTAGAAAACGGTAAAATAATCTTATCCCCAAAATCAGGTTTAGGAATAGAATTAAAATAA
- a CDS encoding MlaE family ABC transporter permease, producing the protein MLKKFFTAIGEYMILIGKSLQKPQKMRVFWKLFMREINDLGVNSFGLVIFTSIFVGAVVAIQMFNNFDASSFPIPPSFVGYATKAVLVLEFAPTIISLILAGKVGSYIASTIGTMRVSEQIDALDIMGVNSPNFLILPKILACMIFNPLLIAISIVFGIAGGYLAGILTGNWTTADYVSGIQMYMPNLFVIYAFTKTTVFAFVIATVPSYFGYFVKGGSLEVGRASTQAVVWTMVFIIISELILTQLILS; encoded by the coding sequence ATGTTAAAAAAGTTTTTTACAGCCATCGGAGAATATATGATCCTCATTGGTAAATCTCTTCAGAAACCTCAAAAAATGAGGGTTTTTTGGAAGCTTTTTATGAGAGAGATTAATGATTTGGGAGTCAACTCATTTGGGTTGGTGATTTTCACGTCAATATTCGTAGGAGCAGTTGTTGCCATCCAGATGTTTAACAATTTTGATGCATCATCATTCCCGATTCCGCCTTCATTTGTAGGATATGCCACAAAAGCAGTTTTGGTACTTGAGTTCGCACCAACCATTATCAGTTTAATTTTAGCAGGAAAAGTAGGTTCATACATCGCTTCAACTATTGGTACCATGCGTGTTTCTGAGCAGATTGACGCTTTGGATATTATGGGAGTAAATTCACCGAACTTTTTGATCCTTCCGAAAATTTTAGCCTGTATGATTTTTAACCCCCTACTGATTGCAATCAGTATTGTTTTTGGTATTGCCGGTGGTTATTTAGCAGGTATTCTTACGGGTAATTGGACGACAGCAGATTATGTTTCCGGTATACAGATGTATATGCCCAATCTGTTTGTCATTTATGCTTTTACAAAAACAACTGTATTTGCATTCGTTATTGCTACAGTGCCATCTTATTTCGGATATTTCGTAAAAGGTGGTTCACTCGAAGTAGGTAGAGCAAGTACACAGGCCGTGGTTTGGACAATGGTTTTTATCATTATTTCCGAATTAATTTTAACACAATTAATATTAAGCTGA
- a CDS encoding M48 family metallopeptidase translates to MKITHLLGIGATALAVAACTTNPITGRSSLQIANNSEIEAMALQQYRQTLTESKVVTGSQAQSVKNVGNRIKNAAEKYYASIGRSADLANYKWEFNLLQDKQINAWCMPGGKVAVYSGILPITKDDTGLAVVMGHEVSHALAGHGNERISQAMVAQGLGTASGLAIKNQKAAAIFQTVYPIGSQVALLKYGRNQESEADKMGLYLMSMAGYDPRQAIPFWNRMEASSSGARQPEFLSTHPSPGTRVQGIQNDLPQALAYYKAAGGKI, encoded by the coding sequence ATGAAAATTACACATCTTTTAGGAATAGGAGCAACAGCATTAGCAGTTGCAGCATGTACGACAAATCCTATAACGGGGCGATCTTCTTTACAGATTGCGAATAATTCTGAAATTGAAGCCATGGCTTTACAGCAATACAGACAAACTCTGACTGAATCTAAAGTTGTTACAGGATCACAGGCCCAGAGTGTGAAAAATGTTGGAAACAGAATTAAGAATGCTGCCGAAAAATATTACGCAAGTATAGGGCGAAGTGCCGATTTGGCAAACTATAAATGGGAATTTAACCTTTTGCAGGATAAGCAAATTAACGCCTGGTGTATGCCTGGTGGAAAAGTTGCCGTATATTCAGGTATTTTACCTATTACCAAAGACGATACAGGATTAGCCGTGGTGATGGGTCATGAAGTTTCTCATGCTCTGGCTGGGCATGGTAACGAAAGAATTTCTCAGGCAATGGTGGCACAAGGGTTGGGTACAGCATCTGGCTTGGCGATAAAAAATCAAAAAGCTGCAGCGATTTTCCAGACTGTATATCCTATTGGCTCGCAGGTAGCATTGTTGAAATATGGCAGAAATCAAGAATCTGAGGCCGACAAAATGGGCTTATATCTAATGTCAATGGCGGGTTATGACCCAAGACAGGCTATACCTTTCTGGAATAGAATGGAAGCATCATCGTCAGGAGCAAGACAGCCGGAGTTTTTATCTACCCACCCAAGTCCGGGAACTAGAGTACAAGGAATTCAGAATGATTTGCCACAGGCTTTGGCATATTATAAAGCTGCCGGAGGAAAAATTTAA
- the prfH gene encoding peptide chain release factor H, which yields MDKIIQITSGRGPLECQWVVAKVLKVFLEEAKQNKIDYEIIHRENGDENLTLKSATLLLKGKNLNEFLKSWLGSILWIGKSTFRKFHKRSNWFIGVFELEGLEKIEFNEKEIQFQTTRSQGNGGQNVNKVETAVRATYPKTGQSVLVQDSRSQLENKKLSIIRLKEKVMEFHIQQLEKQMQDTWNNHLNVQRGNPIRTFAGNDFKKNHQEKSFKKERHQLKNELKNYRNDLN from the coding sequence ATGGACAAAATAATACAAATCACTTCGGGAAGAGGACCTTTGGAATGTCAATGGGTAGTTGCCAAAGTTCTGAAGGTCTTTCTTGAGGAAGCAAAACAAAATAAAATCGATTACGAAATCATCCACCGTGAGAATGGCGATGAAAATCTGACATTGAAATCTGCGACCTTACTTTTAAAAGGAAAAAATTTAAATGAATTTCTTAAAAGTTGGCTTGGAAGCATTCTTTGGATTGGGAAAAGCACTTTCAGAAAATTCCATAAAAGGAGCAACTGGTTTATCGGGGTTTTCGAACTGGAAGGTTTGGAGAAAATTGAATTTAATGAAAAAGAAATTCAGTTTCAGACAACGAGAAGTCAGGGGAATGGCGGACAAAACGTGAATAAAGTAGAAACTGCGGTTCGTGCAACCTATCCGAAAACCGGGCAAAGTGTTTTGGTTCAGGATTCCCGTTCGCAACTGGAGAATAAGAAACTTTCGATCATCAGATTAAAAGAAAAAGTAATGGAATTTCATATTCAGCAATTGGAAAAACAAATGCAGGATACCTGGAACAATCATTTGAATGTTCAGAGAGGAAACCCGATCCGAACATTTGCGGGAAACGATTTTAAAAAGAATCATCAGGAGAAATCTTTTAAAAAAGAAAGACATCAACTGAAAAACGAATTGAAAAACTACAGAAATGACCTTAATTAA
- the meaB gene encoding methylmalonyl Co-A mutase-associated GTPase MeaB, with protein sequence MRFSTEDLIEGIQSGNKRLIAKAITLVESKKPEHREQAEDLLKKIMPLTGNSIRVGITGVPGAGKSTFIENFGRLAIVNGKKVAVLAIDPSSAINKGSILGDKTRMEELAKEENAFIRPSPSSGFLGGVANTTFETMLICEAAGYDYILIETVGVGQSEVLVSDITDVFLFLKIVGGGDELQGIKRGIMEMVDVIFINKVEESNLQKSKNTRLELKRALDFLPSKEKDWKVPVLLGSALNNEGLEEVFRKINDFIDLKKKKERFELVRTQQSEKRFEYWVQEYILNMMKRNESLEEAYIQHKKNASALVSNPSTEAKLFVEKFLNNK encoded by the coding sequence ATGAGATTTTCTACAGAAGATTTAATAGAAGGAATACAGTCGGGCAATAAACGCCTGATTGCGAAAGCTATTACCTTAGTCGAAAGCAAAAAGCCTGAACATCGGGAACAGGCAGAAGATCTGCTCAAAAAAATTATGCCTCTTACCGGAAATTCAATCCGGGTGGGGATTACAGGCGTTCCGGGAGCTGGGAAATCAACTTTTATAGAAAATTTCGGAAGGTTGGCTATTGTAAATGGAAAAAAAGTGGCGGTTCTTGCTATTGATCCCAGTTCGGCAATTAACAAAGGAAGTATCTTGGGTGATAAGACCCGAATGGAAGAATTGGCAAAAGAAGAAAATGCCTTCATTCGTCCTTCGCCAAGTTCTGGCTTTTTAGGTGGAGTAGCCAACACTACTTTTGAAACGATGCTGATCTGTGAAGCTGCCGGTTATGATTATATTTTAATTGAAACCGTGGGAGTAGGACAATCGGAAGTTTTGGTTTCCGATATTACTGATGTTTTTTTATTTCTGAAAATTGTCGGCGGTGGCGATGAGCTTCAAGGCATTAAACGTGGCATCATGGAAATGGTAGATGTCATTTTCATCAACAAGGTGGAAGAAAGCAATCTGCAAAAATCAAAAAATACAAGACTTGAGCTGAAGCGTGCTCTAGATTTTCTTCCCTCTAAAGAAAAAGACTGGAAGGTTCCTGTATTATTAGGTTCAGCACTTAATAATGAAGGTCTGGAAGAGGTTTTCCGTAAAATCAATGACTTTATAGATTTAAAAAAGAAAAAGGAACGTTTTGAGCTTGTACGAACTCAGCAATCTGAAAAACGCTTTGAATACTGGGTTCAGGAATATATTTTAAATATGATGAAGCGGAATGAATCTTTAGAGGAAGCTTATATTCAGCACAAAAAAAATGCTTCAGCATTGGTTTCAAACCCAAGTACTGAAGCAAAATTATTTGTTGAAAAATTTCTTAATAATAAATAA
- a CDS encoding c-type cytochrome → MKKVILATIAFSALMVSCGPKSIAVTGPKYKSSEQLAQGKTIFENSCNKCHGLPNPEKHDDQGWINTLSRMAPRAKLNDDQHQMVYDYLISINKK, encoded by the coding sequence ATGAAAAAGGTAATTTTAGCAACAATCGCATTTTCCGCTTTGATGGTTTCCTGCGGACCAAAAAGTATAGCGGTGACAGGGCCCAAATATAAGTCATCTGAACAATTAGCCCAAGGGAAAACCATTTTTGAAAACTCATGTAATAAATGCCACGGATTGCCAAATCCGGAAAAGCATGACGACCAAGGCTGGATTAACACCCTAAGCAGAATGGCTCCTAGAGCAAAACTAAATGATGATCAGCACCAAATGGTGTATGATTATCTGATTTCTATAAACAAAAAATAG
- a CDS encoding c-type cytochrome, whose amino-acid sequence MKNIFVAAVFASVLFTSCTPKSTPVAEAPKSAASTAEQIAQGKTIFENSCNRCHKLYEPTQFTSVQWVGIMNAMAPKAKLTDEQHQWVYDYVVSVKK is encoded by the coding sequence ATGAAAAATATATTTGTTGCCGCAGTTTTTGCATCTGTTTTATTTACATCTTGTACACCAAAATCTACCCCGGTTGCTGAGGCTCCAAAATCTGCAGCCAGTACCGCAGAGCAGATTGCACAAGGAAAAACAATATTTGAAAACTCCTGCAACAGATGCCACAAATTGTACGAACCAACTCAGTTTACATCAGTACAATGGGTAGGAATTATGAATGCAATGGCGCCAAAAGCAAAACTGACGGACGAGCAGCATCAATGGGTATATGATTATGTAGTTTCTGTGAAAAAATAA
- a CDS encoding nucleotidyltransferase domain-containing protein has protein sequence MGAPHNIKRYGEVWPEFRIQHGLKILEKLKNKVILSGGWAWHFMSEVGHTEYKHAHDHKDIDVFVNKENVAEVVMILHQEGFQKVWTRYDHLPSEENFRRYEKTIEMENGKFHRITIDFFERNDLETVEANGFTVVKPDVLLSFYRNIHSSDKCWAVMAAKDLLEKGIDPVGHPRLSEIPK, from the coding sequence ATGGGAGCACCACATAACATAAAAAGATACGGTGAGGTCTGGCCGGAATTTAGAATTCAACACGGACTAAAAATATTAGAAAAATTAAAAAATAAAGTCATTTTATCAGGAGGTTGGGCGTGGCATTTTATGTCTGAAGTAGGGCATACGGAATACAAACATGCACATGATCATAAGGATATTGATGTTTTTGTAAATAAAGAAAATGTGGCTGAAGTGGTTATGATTCTTCATCAGGAAGGTTTTCAGAAAGTCTGGACAAGATATGATCATCTTCCAAGCGAAGAAAATTTTCGCAGATATGAGAAAACAATCGAAATGGAAAACGGAAAATTTCACAGAATTACAATTGATTTCTTTGAAAGAAATGATTTGGAAACTGTCGAAGCAAACGGATTCACTGTTGTGAAACCTGATGTTTTGCTTTCATTTTACAGAAACATTCATTCCAGCGATAAATGTTGGGCGGTAATGGCTGCAAAAGATTTATTGGAAAAAGGAATTGATCCTGTCGGTCATCCAAGATTAAGTGAAATACCAAAATAA
- a CDS encoding ABC transporter ATP-binding protein: MIEVKDLKKSFGDVEVLKGISTTFEKGKTNLIIGQSGSGKTVFLKSLLNVYQPSSGEILFDGRDINVMNREEKQQLRSEIGTLFQGSALFDSLTVEENIMFPLDMFTNLTFREKKRRVFEVIGRVHLDKANRKFPSEISGGMQKRVAIARAIVNHPKYLFCDEPNSGLDPYTSNVIDDLLLEITKEYNTTTIINTHDMNSVMTIGEKIVYLRLGIKEWEGNKDILITAGNKNLIDFVYSSELFKELREYLLDNNKTSLDNTITKIDDNEQDN, translated from the coding sequence ATGATTGAGGTAAAAGATCTTAAAAAGAGTTTTGGTGATGTCGAAGTGCTTAAAGGAATCTCGACTACATTTGAAAAAGGAAAAACCAACCTTATTATTGGGCAAAGTGGTTCCGGAAAAACAGTTTTCCTTAAAAGTTTATTGAATGTTTATCAGCCTTCATCCGGAGAAATCTTATTTGACGGGAGGGATATCAATGTGATGAATCGTGAAGAAAAGCAGCAGCTGAGATCAGAAATCGGAACGTTATTTCAGGGAAGTGCATTGTTTGACTCATTAACCGTGGAAGAAAACATCATGTTTCCTCTGGATATGTTTACTAACCTGACCTTTAGAGAAAAGAAAAGAAGAGTTTTTGAAGTAATCGGAAGAGTACATTTAGATAAAGCCAACAGAAAATTTCCGTCTGAAATTTCAGGAGGTATGCAGAAACGTGTTGCCATTGCGAGAGCAATTGTAAACCACCCAAAATACCTGTTTTGTGATGAGCCCAATTCAGGCCTAGACCCGTATACATCAAATGTAATTGATGATTTGCTACTTGAAATCACTAAAGAATACAATACTACCACCATTATCAACACTCACGATATGAACTCGGTAATGACAATTGGCGAGAAAATTGTTTATTTAAGATTAGGGATTAAAGAATGGGAGGGTAATAAAGATATTCTGATCACTGCAGGAAATAAAAATCTGATTGATTTCGTTTATTCATCCGAATTATTTAAAGAATTAAGAGAGTATTTACTTGACAACAATAAGACTTCATTAGATAATACAATCACTAAAATTGACGACAATGAACAAGATAATTAG
- a CDS encoding tetratricopeptide repeat protein: MTLIKSKYYFEALDNYPYSLPDCLEALNYALSYDPEDADSLCLMGRIYSEMLNDYEKAKLYFEEAMQCDVTNLNTPKYYIKCLLDNEDFQEAEKLINYSLKIKGIDKATLWFYRSMLSEKRGSLTNALKFLTESAKYCFSSQSLDVVKDRKKFIKSKMPKKSKNREETK, from the coding sequence ATGACCTTAATTAAAAGCAAATATTATTTTGAAGCGCTGGATAATTATCCTTACAGCTTGCCGGATTGTCTGGAAGCGTTGAATTATGCGCTTTCTTACGACCCTGAAGATGCAGATTCTCTTTGTCTGATGGGAAGAATCTACAGCGAAATGCTCAACGATTATGAAAAAGCAAAACTCTATTTTGAGGAAGCGATGCAATGTGATGTGACCAATCTGAATACGCCAAAATACTACATCAAATGTCTTTTGGATAACGAAGATTTTCAGGAAGCTGAAAAACTGATCAATTATTCTTTGAAAATAAAAGGAATTGATAAAGCAACTTTATGGTTTTATAGATCAATGCTTTCAGAAAAAAGAGGAAGTTTAACAAATGCTTTAAAGTTCTTAACTGAATCTGCAAAGTATTGCTTCTCATCACAAAGTCTTGATGTAGTAAAAGATCGTAAAAAATTCATCAAGTCAAAAATGCCTAAAAAATCTAAAAACAGGGAGGAGACGAAATAA
- a CDS encoding outer membrane beta-barrel protein, which yields MNKIISIALVSFSVFASAQISLAAKANVLIPTSSASWKNLKTAATNAVEQEGKNITGFNAGLSLKIDLPTALYVMPEIYYTNFSNEFTVANDVNSAQTTIKAKSSRIDIPVLVGVNVLGDLLSAYAGPVGSFNLAKGDNFGDFVQKVDAKEFTVGYQLGFQSEIKKVILSAKYEGAFSKDQRKFINNIAGSSQEIDYDNRSSLFMLGVGYKF from the coding sequence ATGAACAAGATAATTAGTATCGCATTAGTAAGCTTTTCAGTTTTTGCATCAGCGCAGATTTCTTTGGCAGCAAAGGCAAATGTTCTGATCCCGACAAGCTCAGCATCATGGAAAAATCTTAAAACTGCTGCTACCAATGCTGTAGAACAGGAAGGAAAAAATATTACCGGCTTTAATGCAGGTTTATCTTTAAAAATCGATTTACCAACAGCATTATATGTTATGCCTGAGATTTACTACACCAATTTCAGCAATGAGTTTACAGTAGCGAATGACGTAAATTCAGCTCAGACTACCATCAAAGCAAAAAGCAGCAGAATAGATATTCCTGTGTTGGTGGGTGTGAATGTTTTAGGAGATTTGCTAAGTGCTTATGCTGGTCCCGTAGGAAGCTTTAATCTGGCAAAAGGCGATAACTTCGGAGATTTTGTACAAAAGGTAGATGCTAAAGAGTTTACGGTTGGTTATCAGCTGGGTTTCCAAAGTGAAATTAAAAAAGTAATTCTTTCTGCAAAATATGAAGGTGCATTTTCAAAAGATCAGAGAAAATTCATCAATAATATTGCAGGATCGAGTCAGGAGATTGACTACGACAACAGATCAAGTCTTTTTATGCTTGGTGTAGGATATAAGTTTTAA
- a CDS encoding RtcB family protein yields MGNLKLKGKDILKLGYPNNQSVNIALEVMKRNFATKNIHYVKSLLKEIQQNPENFEKDLTFGQIAEALLSSKKTEKRTLHTNRASFQIFGNNISDEAKNQLYTALKLPIATQGALMPDAHSGYGLPIGGVLAVENAVIPYGVGMDIGCRMSLSILDTPISYLDGARDKYEKALAEHTKFGMYETHKSHVDHEIFDRETFDLIPILRRLKGKAIKQMGSSGGGNHFVEFGEVEITEEDQQINLPKGKYLGILSHSGSRGLGAEIAQYYSRVATEQCPLPKEAQNFAWLDLNTHLGLEYWTAMNLAGDYASACHDDIHRRLVKAVGGRVKARIENHHNFAWREIHNGKEVIVHRKGATPANENELGMIPGSMTAKGFIVRGKGNPDSLNSASHGAGRAYSRGECRSLFTQNDIKKELQLKNVTLMGGNTEEAPMAYKDINEVMNAQSKLVDILGTFQPRIVRMDK; encoded by the coding sequence ATGGGAAATTTAAAACTAAAAGGAAAAGATATACTAAAGCTAGGCTATCCAAACAACCAGAGTGTCAACATCGCTTTGGAAGTGATGAAAAGAAATTTTGCAACCAAAAATATTCATTATGTAAAATCTCTTCTAAAGGAAATCCAACAAAATCCGGAGAACTTCGAAAAAGATTTAACATTCGGACAAATTGCAGAAGCCTTGCTTTCATCCAAGAAAACAGAAAAAAGAACGCTCCATACAAACCGAGCTTCATTTCAAATTTTTGGAAACAACATTTCAGATGAAGCAAAAAACCAATTGTACACCGCACTGAAACTGCCGATTGCAACACAAGGAGCTTTAATGCCCGATGCACACAGCGGTTACGGACTTCCAATCGGAGGAGTTCTCGCCGTAGAAAATGCCGTGATTCCGTACGGAGTCGGGATGGATATTGGCTGCAGAATGTCGCTCAGTATTTTGGATACACCAATTTCATATCTGGACGGTGCAAGAGATAAATATGAAAAAGCGCTTGCCGAGCACACCAAATTCGGAATGTACGAAACGCACAAATCTCACGTTGACCACGAAATTTTCGATAGAGAAACGTTCGATTTAATTCCGATTTTGAGAAGATTAAAAGGAAAAGCCATCAAACAAATGGGAAGTTCCGGCGGTGGAAATCACTTTGTGGAATTTGGGGAAGTGGAAATTACGGAAGAAGACCAACAAATCAATCTTCCGAAAGGAAAGTACCTTGGAATACTTTCACATAGCGGTTCGCGTGGTTTGGGAGCAGAAATCGCTCAGTATTATTCGAGAGTGGCAACCGAACAATGTCCGTTACCAAAAGAAGCACAAAACTTTGCCTGGCTGGATTTGAACACGCATCTTGGACTAGAATATTGGACGGCAATGAATCTCGCAGGAGATTACGCTTCAGCTTGTCACGATGACATTCACAGAAGATTGGTGAAAGCAGTTGGGGGAAGAGTGAAAGCCAGAATCGAAAACCATCACAACTTCGCATGGAGAGAAATTCACAATGGAAAAGAAGTGATTGTTCACAGAAAAGGTGCCACTCCAGCCAATGAAAACGAATTGGGAATGATTCCCGGTTCTATGACGGCAAAAGGTTTCATTGTTCGTGGAAAAGGAAATCCTGATTCGCTGAATTCAGCTTCACACGGAGCGGGAAGAGCATATTCGAGAGGAGAATGCAGAAGTCTTTTCACTCAAAATGACATCAAAAAAGAATTACAACTAAAGAATGTTACTTTGATGGGCGGAAATACGGAAGAAGCACCGATGGCGTACAAAGACATCAACGAAGTCATGAATGCACAAAGCAAATTGGTTGATATTCTCGGAACTTTCCAGCCAAGAATTGTGAGAATGGATAAGTAA
- a CDS encoding DUF4251 domain-containing protein, which translates to MKKYLTILSIFTLILSLQSCSAQNTADSQIVNSLVSSEEFTFHAERANPMNYDVINALGSMPNNPSTRILQLDAGSYSIELKKEKMEVVLPYFGRAFNSTYGRSDNSYRFTSKDYTVTKSQSKKGNWIFKIKPNDVNNVSDINIEVYKNGKAFTSIRSNDRQPITYDGYISKNEEIKPTNSK; encoded by the coding sequence ATGAAAAAGTATCTTACCATATTATCAATCTTCACATTAATATTATCGCTTCAAAGCTGCTCTGCACAAAATACAGCAGATTCTCAGATCGTCAACTCACTAGTGAGTTCAGAGGAGTTTACCTTTCATGCAGAAAGGGCCAATCCGATGAATTATGATGTGATCAATGCTCTTGGTTCTATGCCCAACAATCCGTCGACAAGAATTCTTCAGTTGGATGCAGGAAGTTATTCGATCGAATTAAAAAAGGAAAAAATGGAAGTTGTATTACCTTATTTTGGACGCGCTTTTAATTCCACCTATGGGCGTTCTGATAACAGCTATAGATTTACCTCAAAAGATTATACAGTTACAAAATCTCAGAGTAAAAAAGGAAATTGGATTTTTAAAATTAAACCCAACGACGTGAATAATGTTTCAGATATCAATATTGAAGTGTATAAAAACGGTAAAGCATTTACCTCGATAAGGAGTAACGACAGACAGCCTATTACTTATGACGGATATATTTCTAAAAACGAAGAGATTAAGCCCACAAATAGTAAATAA